In the Balaenoptera ricei isolate mBalRic1 chromosome 1, mBalRic1.hap2, whole genome shotgun sequence genome, AATTGGAGGGAATGTGATGCCTGTGCCTTTTCAAGCAGCTGGTGCTAAGGAACCACACAGAATTCTTGCAGAGACGCAAACTGAGCTGTCCAATGGAAATATGCAGTGAGCGCACGTACAAACTTAGATGCTAAGTGCATTCATTAAAACTTACTACTCATGTTTTTAGCGACAAGACTGTAATTCAAAGTTTGTCTTTACAccgaagaaaggaagagagagggtggACTGAGATGggattttttaattcttaaggATCATGACATCTTAGCATGTTTTATCAAGGGAATTTGTGGAATCTCTTATTTGAGTATTTTTGAAGAATTGGATAGATAACTAGCTTCCTATCAGGAAAGTTGAAAGCACAGTCCCAAGTGGAAAAGCCAGGCAGGGCCTTGCCAGGTAACCTTACATGTACCTCCAATAAGAAggagtttgtacattttgatctTATCAGCTTTTCATTTGTTAGGGGTTTGCCAGGGCAATCTGAGAtgaaaagggaaacaaacaaaaaaaaaacctgttttttgtttttttttaattgagtcttGAGACTGTAGACTCTTTAAATATCAAACATATCTTTCATAGGTAGGTTTTGATTAATTGAGATCAGCTAGCTATGATAATGTTGATTTCTGACAATTAATGCTTTTCTGTATGTCACAGAAAAGTGATAGGGTATATCTCCCTATTCCAGTATTACTGAGCCTTTCTTAGATACAGAGTTTCAgtgattttgtttctgtgatttgcTCAGTCTTTCAGCTATTTTTGAGACTTAAATTAAAGGAACACCAGTACAAGTGAATTAGGGAGTTAACAGATCAGAATATTTATAATTGGAATTACGTTGGAACATCCAGGACACCTAGTTGTCATATCCTAAggtctcttctctttttatagTCTCTTGATACTTGTTGACTACTGGTAGGGTCCTTGTATATGTCCTGTCACGATGTGAGCAAGGACTCCCGAGGcaggctgcctgggtttaaatccagcTATGCCACCTACTGGCTGCGTGACCCAGGGCAAGTTACCCAGCTTTccctgccttagtttcctcatctgcaaaaatgaaggaatgaaaataCCTAACTCATAAgaggttgttatgagaattaaatgttgAGCCTTTGGTGGAGGGTGTAGCATGTTTTAAGAATTCaataactgttattatttttattatttttaccataaacatttttatcatttttaccataaacatttttatcattatataaccaGTGCTCAGCCCAATGCCTtgaatatagttgctttattcATTgtctgaatgaattaattaattcatccactgagtttcatatttttaaaagttgttagcAGAATTTCTAAGAATATAgtgctatttcatttttctttctttctttggaacCTCGTGTTTTGAGATTTCCTTTTgattatgtctttttttccttggtatgtgttttgtttgctttttttttctcagtaccTAGTAGGtactgaaaacatttattttatgaagGAATAAATTCTATAGTATCTAGCATTATGTTTGAGCTGGATTCTTGGGCAGTGGGCTTAAAGAAAATACTAGAAGAGTCAGTTGAGTTCAGGGCAGTTGCAGAAACCAGTTAAGTAATATGAAATTTCTACGATATGCTGTAAAAGGGGCAAGTTCTCTAGGAGGAAATTTTGTGTCCCATATGTAAGCAGAAATGTATCACATAAACTGTCTTAGTTTTATAAATGGAAACCAAACTGAACACCTGTGTGTTTTAGTTGCTGTTGTAATTGTACACACTTTATGAAGAAACTAGGAATTATGGGGACATTGATGTTGCCATGGAGACTTTTTAAGGCCTAAATGGGAATAAAGTATAATACTTTGAGTGCTGTTGCTCTTTTCATTCCATTCTTAGGAGGCTTGACAGCCTCTCTGGGTGCTACAGTTGTTTTTTCAGAGAAATTGTGAaggctatttaatttttttagaccacaaatttttttccttctgattaaCTCATGGAACTGGTTCTTGTTATTTGTAGGTATTGATGTCAAGAAAGGCCGAGGCCGATATATTGACACCTGTATGGTAATCTTCGCTCCCCGTTACCTGTTAGATAATAAATCATCTCACAAGCTTGCATTTGCACAGAGGGAATTTGCCAGGGGACAGGTAAGCAGCTTGCTTTTGAAGAGTAACTAGTGTTTATTTAATAGCACAGTGAGTTTTAATGTCAGGGCTTATCTCCCCATCAACACTAAGTTTTTTGATGTGAGTAATCATTTTGTGCCTTTGGTATCCTAAATAGCTCCTGGTGGAGGGCAAGGCTCAGGGTAGATAGATACTCAGTAAGCATTTACGTCTTGACTTGGCTTTTGACTAAAGCCAGTGTCCTGTGTGTTTTAGGGAACAGCCAATCCTGAAGGTTACATTTCCACCCTTCCTGGTTCCAGTGTGGTGTTCCATTGGCCTCGGAATGACTACGATCAGCTGTTATGTGTCCGATTGATGGATGTTCCCAGTTGTATTTGGTCTGGAGGCTTTGAAGTCAACAAGAATAATTCCTTCCATATCAACATGAGGTAAGTTCAGAGACTATATTTAGACAAAAAGTAGCCTCATTTGAGGTGCAGTAATGTAAATAGTAAGCTGTAAATACCATATAAATTTCAGATATTTATAAAGCTGTAAATAGTAATAAATAGTAAGACTACTCTTCATGAAATGCACACATATGTTTCTGGCTCAAAGGTCATAAAAGTGCAAAGACCAGGCAAGGAGTAGTGAACATTTTGATGCAGTGAGTTAAAGGGAACGTTGACAGTTTTGACTATTGTGCAGTTGCTGTCGTCTGAGATCACATGTTCAGGGGGTAGTACTGAACTCACTGTTGCCCACAACTCTGTCAGCATTTAGATGGCAGCTTTGATTATAAATGTTTTTGTCTATTCTTGCACATTGTACAAACTCTTCTCTCATTTGATGTGGTTTCAGTAAATCACCTGGCCTTCTTTGCCCAACCCAGTGACCCTCAGGTCCTTGTTAAGAAAAGTCAACAAAATTCAGCCTCAAGTAGCACAGGAtgactgctttctttttctgctttcatccagtgctttaaaaaaaaatgtattaaactttaaaaattgtggtaaaatacacataccaTATGAGAAAGATAGCATAACGACCCAGAGATTATTTTGTGGGCCTCaggcacataacataaaatttactatcttcaCCATTTTTAACTTCactagtgttaagtacattcatgttGTGCAAACAATCTCCTAAACTCTTTTCCTCTTGcaaaatggaaactctgtacccattaaacagctgctcctctttttccctttcttaacccctggcaactgctgttttcctttctgtatgaatttgactattctaggtgcctcagataagtgaaatcatacaatatttgtctttttatgagtggcttatttcacttagcataatgtcctcaaggttcgtccatgttgtaacatgtgtcagaacctccttttttttttttttttttttttttggtgatagtttattacattttatttcattctagtgcagtgaaattatatatattcaaatatagttgatttacaatgttgtgttaatttctgctgtacagcatggtgattcagttacacgtatatatacattctttttttcatattcttttccatatggtttatcacaggatattgaatatagttccctgtgctatacagtaggaccattTTTACATTCACCATTTACatttcaccattttacattcctgccaatagcacacaagggttccaatttctccatatcctcaccaacacttgttattttttgcctttttgatagtaatgggtgtgaggtggtatctcatggttttgattctcatttccctaatgattagtgatgttgaacttcttttcatgtgctcgttggccatttgtacatctttttggGAGACACGTCTATTCaactcctttgcccattttcgaattgtttttgttgttgttgagttgtaggagtcctttatatattctgaatactgaTCCCTTATGAGATAcataatttgcatatattttctcccattccgtacattgccttttcactctgttgattgtgttctgtgatttatagtttttaatttcGATGTAGTCCAACTTACCTATTTtaacttttgttgcctgtgcttttggtgtcgtatccaagaaatcattgccaaatccagtgttgTGAAGCTttccccctgtgttttcttctgagaattttatagttttagctcttacatgtaggtctttgatccattttgagttaatgtttgtatttagtgtaaggtaagggtccaacttcattcttttgtttgtggATAtcaagttttcccaacaccatttgttgcaAAGACTTTCCTTTCCCCATGGTATGGTCTTGACACCCTTGTCAAAACTTGGTTGACcctatatgtgagggtttatttctgggctctctattctattcacTCATATtctatctttatgccaatatcacacatttttttttaattacagtagttttgtaataagttttgaagttAGGAAGTGTGAGActtccatctttgttctttttcaagactattttggctatttggagtcccttgagattccatctGAATTTTACtatttctggggggaaaaaaaacacttggAATTTTGATGGGGGTTGTATTAGATCTGTAGATCCACTTTGGGTAGcattgacatcttgacaatactaagtcttctaatccatgaacgtGGGAtgactttctatttatttctgtcctctttaatttttttcatcatatgCTTTTTGAATCTAAAGACACTGAAATCAGTGCTATTTCAACACATTTAGAAGCAATATTTAATCGTTTATACCTTATGGTTAGTTCTCTATGGAGAACACTATTGTAATGGAACAGAAAAATGGCTAATTTAATAATAGATGATCCAAAATAGTATTTatatttgacttaaaaaaatgcattatctgaggtttttctttgtttctgtttttgttgatgATGTGCATTTCTTAATTATCCTTTGCCCTGGCCCCCCGTATTAGAGTTAATTGCTTCTGGCATAGTGGTTTTTCAGCTATGTTCCTAGGGGCCATTGGGGTCTAAGGAGGTGACTTTACAGGTCAAGGGAGCAAAGTGGGCAGGGCTCCAATGCCCTCATCCCTACTTCAATCAGAACTCCTATCTGGTAGTATCATATGTTCCCCacaacagcggtccccaaccttttttttttttttttttacatttaaaaagaagttaaacCCATATTTATTTACTAGCACTTTTAAACATTACCCAAAACACATTCAAGTGGCAAGTAATTATAATGCAAGCCCTTGCATGGCAATCCAAATTTATTGAACTACTGATGCTAAGTTATACAAAATTGCACCACTTTAATTAAGGCTTTTAGTTTACATTTGGCCACCTCAAAAGTAGTTGTAACATTAGGTTGGTCAATTTAAATACTGTGGCTCCCTGTTGGATAGACACACAATCTTTACACCCAAACGTTAATGCATACAAAGCAACAAGGCATTGTTAAATAAAACAGCAATAGTTACTGCAACTTAGGCCTTGTGACCAATTACACATGATTAAAATTACTTCCCACATTCACATCCACAGTACTCGTCCACCATTTAACATCTCAACCAAAACGTTACACATGTGAAACAATCACTAACAGGCAAAAATACTAAACCTGTATATTTGGTATTGCAAATACACTTATGCATGAGCAAGCAGGGGATTCACAGTGAGAATCTACAGCTGCAGAAGCCTGAAAATGATTTACAAAAATtgttaaatcattaaaaaattgtttgaaaatataCACTTCTTGTTGTAGACCCCCACTGTACACACAACTATAAACATTGTTCCCTAtgtaaacaaaaaaggaaacatataataaaagatttgaaaagtcTGGACATTTCCTTCCCAACAGATATTAAAGGCAACGTCTTTAATCTAAGACATTATACTGAAAGGACTATCATATTTTAAAGACAAGATCACTGTCtccacaggtttttaaaaattaaaaaaactatataGCTGTGTTAAAGCGCTTATTTGTACAATACAATGATAATGAccttgaatttcttaaaaaaaattacaataagcTACAAGTATCAAAGAAGCGAAGTTATCTGGAGTAGTCTATATAGGAGCTCTTTGGACTTTCTTTTATTATGCTAAAATAGTGGTGCTTTTAGGATTTACATTATTGTACTCTCCAATACAAAGTATGGGGCGTGTTAAAGTATACAGTACACCATTTTCATACATGTACAACATTGGTGGATGAAAAATGTCTCTTAGCAGTAATACTGGACTGTAGCCTCTGGTTTTACCAGCTGCATACTCTAGGACTATTATATAAGTAAAAATCTCTCTTGTGATACTGGAAAGTGATTAGAATGTGCAAACTGATGTAGTAGCTTTCTTCCGCCTCTTAAAGGGTACCACCACAGAAAGTCCATTTAAGATGTTGGTAGGTTTAACAAAGTTGGAATGCTGGCACTGTTGAATTGGGCAACAGTTCTTCAGACCTGGCTCAGAGCTACAATGCATTTAGTATATTAAAGCAGCTGACGTGACGACTTTTTGCGGGCCTTCCCAGGCACTGGAGTTTTTCTGTTAATTTGCCTCactaggtcataaaagatctcattaacatttatttttgattttgcagAGGATTCTAAGAATGCACAGTTGTTCCATTGTCTTGCTAAATTTTGACCTTGTTCCTTTCCTACAACTCTTTCATCTTCCAAGTCACACTTATTACCAACCAGAATCATTGGAACATCATCAGTGTCTTTAACTCGAAGAATCTGTTCTCTCAGATCTTGTAAATCATTAAATGTGGACTGTGCTGTGATGGAATAAACTAAGGCAAAGCCTTGTCCGTTTTTCATGTACAAATCCCTCATTGCTGTAAATTGTTCCGTTCCTGCAGTATCCAAGATTTCAAGCATACACTGTTGTGCATCTACTTCAACTTGCTTTCTATAAGAATCTTCTATCGTAGGATcatatttttcaacaaaaattccTTGAACAAATTGTACAGTCAGAGCAGATTTTCCAACTCCTCCGGAGCCAAGAACGACTAGCTTATACTCACGCATGGTGCAAACTTGTAAAATCTAGTACCTCTCGCGCTGTCACCGGGTCCCCGCAGCCAGCGTCGCCTCGCGCTCCCTCCGGGTCGCTGCTACCGGCGCCACGGCGGTCCTGCCGCTACCGCCGCCGCCGCTCCGGCTGGCTTACACGCCTGACTCTGGgccggtccccaacctttttggcaccagggaccagtttcatcaaagacagtttttccacggacggtggggtagggggatggttcaggtggtaatgcgagtgatggggagcggcagatgaagcttcgctcgcttgcccaccgctcacctcctgctgtgcggccccgtCCACCGAggaccaggggttggggacccctgccccaCAAGATTTCATG is a window encoding:
- the LOC132347954 gene encoding ras-related protein Rap-1b-like, which gives rise to MREYKLVVLGSGGVGKSALTVQFVQGIFVEKYDPTIEDSYRKQVEVDAQQCMLEILDTAGTEQFTAMRDLYMKNGQGFALVYSITAQSTFNDLQDLREQILRVKDTDDVPMILVGNKCDLEDERVVGKEQGQNLARQWNNCAFLESSAKSKINVNEIFYDLVRQINRKTPVPGKARKKSSRQLL